The genomic segment TTATACAACAGCACTTACATATAGAATAACAGTATCGGTCATTCTATTTGATGAAGTCTAGGTGATTTCTATTTCAATAATAGCTCAAAGGGTTTAATACAGAGGAAACTGTAGGTCTGGGTATAGAAGCACAGTTCAATGGAACCATTCAATATAATATCATGCATTAGCTTTACACAGGATAGTGTGTGACAAGTGTATTGTGTTGGAGATCATTAGAATCATTCTAAGACTAGAATAATCTATAGCACATGACATGTACATACAGTAGGTAcggggccttcagaaagtattcacacccctcgacTTTAGCCACAATCTGATGTGCTACAGCCTGATTTTCAAATGGCTTCAATTGAGATTTGgtgttactggcctacacacaatacctcataatgtccaagtggaattatgtttttacaaatgttcactaattaattaaaaatgaaagcaGAAATGTGTtgcgtcaataagtattcaacccctttgttatggcaaacctaaatcaAAATCTAATTTATTTACATAgcgcttcttacatcagctgatatctcaaagtgctgtacagaaacccagcctaaaacccccaaaagacttccagtttggagtggcgccatttccgttccaattttctggaagcttgcttcagagctcgtgtattttctgtataccagggagctagtttcttatgacaaatgtttttagattttaggggtgcaactgcatctagggtattgcgcaaggttaaattgagttcctcagttaggtggttaactgatttttgtcctctgacgtccttgggtaggcagagggagtctggaagggcatcaaggaatctttgggttgtctgagaatttatagcacgacttttaatgcttcttggttgggatctgagcagattatttgttgcgattgcaaacgtaataaaatggtagtccgatagtccaggattatggggaaaaacattaagattcacaacatttattccacggtacaaaactaggtccagagtatgactgtggcagtgagtaggtccagaagcatgttggacaaaacccagagtcgatgatggctccgaaagccttttggagtgggtctgtggacttttccatgtgaatattaaagtcaccagaaattagaatattatctgcgatgactacaaggtccgataggaattcagggaactcagttaggaacgctgtatatggcccaggaggcctgtaaacagtagctataaaaagtgattgagtaggctgcatagatttcatgactagaagctcaaaagacgaaaacgtcgttgttgttctttttgtaaattgaaatttcctattgtaaatgttagcaacacctccgcctttgcgggatgcgcgggggatatggtcactagtgtaaccaggaggtgaggcctcatttaacacagtaaattcatcaggcttaagccatgtttcagtcaggccaatcacatcaagattatgatcactgattagttcattgactataactgcctttgaagtgagggatctaacattaagtagccctattttgagatgtgaggtatcacaatctctttcaataaatggcaggaatggaggaggtctttattctagtgagattgctaaggcgaacaccgccatgtttaattttgcccaacctaggtcgaggcacagacacggtctcaatggggatagctgagctgactacactgactgtactagtggcagactccactaagctggctaacagttcaggaataaaaatgtgcttaagtcacataataagttgcatgtacttaagtgtttaacatgatttttgaataactacctcatctctgtaccccacccatacaattatatgtaaggtccctcagtcgtgaatttcaaacagattcaaccacaaagaccagggaggttttccaatgcctcacaaagaagggcacctattggtagacgggtaaaaaaataaaacaagcagacatttaatatccatttgagcattgtgaagttattaacacccagtcactacaaagatacaggtgtcttcctaactcagttgctggaaaggaaggaaaccgctcagggatttcaccatgaggccaatggtgactttaaaacaggtacagtgtttaatggctgtgataggagaaaactgaggattgatcaacaacattgtagttgctccacaatactaacctaactgacagacTGAAATGAAGGACGCCTATacagaatattccaaaacatgcatcctgtttgcaataaggcactaaagtaaaactgcaaagaatgtggcaaagaaattaactttgtcTTGAATATAAAGcgttatgtttagggcaaatccaacaacacattACCGAGTACCACTtcacattttcaagcatggtggtggctgcatcatgttatgggtatgcttgtcatcgactAGGACTTttctttaggataaaaataaacggaacagagctaagcacaggcaaaaatcatagaggaaaacctggttcagtctgctttccaacaaacactgggagacaaattcacctttcagcaggacagtaacctaaaacacaaggccaaatatacacaggagttgcttaccaagacgacattgaataatgttccagagtggcctagttacagttgacATAAataggcttgaaaatctatggcgagacttgaaaatggctgtctagcaatgagcaacaaccaacttgacagacctTGAGGAATAAAAAAATaacgtgcaaatattgtacaatccaggtttgcaaagctcttagagacttacccagaaagactcacagttgtaatcgctgccaaaggtgattctaacatgcattaactcaggggtgtgaatacctctgtaaattagatatttctgtatttcattttcaatacatttgcaaaaataaataaaaatatgttttcactttgtcattatggggtagtgtgtagatgggtgagggaaaaaaaacatttgaatccattttgaattcaggctgtaacacaacaaaatgtggaataagccaaggggtatgaatactttgtgaaggcactgtatatgacatgaggATGTGGTTTGCAGAGTCAGTGCTTTGAtgttgtgtgtgtgacagtgaagGGAGAGTGAAAGAGCGAGAGACCGAACAGGAAAATGGAAGAAAGGAGGGCGTTTCCTCACCTTGAATGGTTTGTCTCCGCTGTGTGAGACCATGTGTCTCTGGAGCCAGCTCTGACTGGTCGACGGGGTGTTGTAGACCTTGCAGCCCTTCCACAGGCACACAAACACCTGGCGAGAGGACAGCAACACTGTTAAACACACGTATCTTCACAGGTCACTCACAACCTAGCTCTTATGAGTTACCCAAGATGCAATGTGAGAAACTAAAATGTCCTACGAAATCCTACTATCCTAGAGAATTGTAGTAGTTGGCAGATGGACATTTCATATATAAATTCAATGACGGACCATTTCTAACTTAAGCACCTAGAAACTCAATCCCCCACAAACTGACCCCCGCCCCCTCTCTGAACCTAAAGTTCCAAGAGAGATAAAACATCAAGCTGTCTTTGTACAGCAGTACTTCTCATCTGGAGTTAGTTTAACACAGGATGTTTGGATTATCTTCAAGATGGAGAAGAAGAGGGGGATTGATATTTTGAAGACAGGGTTGTGGTGGTGGAGAAGACGAGTTGGAGGCATAAAACTAGAAGGTGAAGGAAGAAGGGGATAGAAGATGGTGAGCAGGCAGGAGGACAGAGAAGATGATTTAGGAAgtgaaggaaaaataaataaataaatacccctCCTCGTTGTCCGTCCACGTGCACGCCCCTGATGTGCTCAGCCAGGTCTGGGCTGGTGGTAAAGAGGAGCTGGCACTGGTCCCAGCAGCAGGTGTATGCCACACCCTTACCCACCGACGGGGTGGCAGTGCCAGGGCCGTGCCCGTTCATCATGGCAGGTGTGGAGCGCCCGCTGGACGCTGTGCTCTCCATGTCCATCAGAGTActgctgatactgggagggagggagggaggtagggagggagggagggagatggggtcaGCACAGAGATCTGTTGTACtacataaatcaaatgttattagtcacatgcaccgaatgcaacaggtgtagaccttaccttgaaatacttacttacaagcccttaaccaacaatgcagttatgaaaatagagttaagaaaatatttactaaataaactagagtaaaaaaaaacaagagTAACAAAATAACAATATTGAGGCTACCggcaccaagtcaatgtgcaggagtacAAGTTAGTCGAggcaattgaggtaatatgtacacgtaggtaggggtaaagtgacatagataaacagtgagtagcagcagcgtaaaaaagggggagggggtcaatacagccatttgattagctgttcaggggtcttatggcttgggagggTAGACGCTGTTAAGAagcattttggacctagacttggcggtcTGGTAcctcttgctgtgtggtagcagaaagaacagtctgactagggtggctgaagtctttggcaatttttagggccttcctctgacaccgcctggtatagaggtcctggatggcaggaagcttggccccagtgatgtactgggccgtacgcactaccctctgtagcgccttgcggtcggttCTAGTCATAGGTTTGGACAGCCTCAGTCACTAAATCTTGGTGATTTACTGCATTTTTAGCATGTGCCGACACTGCTCTTCTACAGACGGTGCCACTTCTCTGGGGCATATGAGGTTTAGTATGCCTGGTCTACAAGGAGGGATGTGAGGGTGTCATGGCGGATTTTAATCTCATGCCACTATAGACGTTTCTCCCTTCGTCCTCACACACAAAGCTTCTCAGAGTGCTCTAGTGACTCAGTAATGCTACCATGTTGGACTGAATGAAGAgaaagtgacacacacacacctcgtatGGCTGCCTGCCTCCAGCTGCTCCCCTGCTCTGTTCCTGAGGTCCTCAGTGCCAGCAGGGGAACAAAAGTTACATTGAGACCATGCAGCTGCCCAAACAGCAGAGCTCTCTCCTCCATTCACTCCCTCCTTTCTGCCCCGGCTAGACAAAGCAACGCGCCAGGACGGGAGAGGGCCGAGGGGGGAAAGGGGGCAGAAAGAAGGGGGGATCCTCTCTCCTTCAGATACTACACTTCAGCTCCTATAGCCCTGTTGTAATACAGGGTCTTCAGCCTTTGTGCTAACTGGGTTTATTTTGTTGGCTATCCGCTACAGGTCGTCGCATGGCTACAGACAGAATCTACTGGGATCCAGAAAGGGGAATTATTCCACTATTCTAGCAGCAAAAGGAAAAGGGTGGATATCGGGGTGTGTGAAATGGTTGAGTTCTCTGCTTCCATTTGAATAAGAAAAGTATGTGTATATCGTTATTTTCTGTTGGCTAGTCTAGTGATATTCAGACATCGTGTACAGGGGAAAATATGTATTAGTATATGGCTGATAGGACCCTAAATCTACACTGGACTTTTGCATACAGGCTTTtgcatatgtgtctgtgtgttgactTCTATTGTTACATGCACATAAAGAGTCAggttcaaaaacacacacacatgtaaccGGAACTCTGGATAGTGTTAGGAGAATCAGATCGGCGAACTCACCGCTTCGGCGGGGCCGCGGCAACCCTGAGTAAATGATTTTAAGTTGCATTGTAAGAGAGTTGAGCAGCGAGTTGCATACATCATTACTCATTTCTAACACCTTTGATCTGATTCACTCTCTCGTTCTGCACTAGTTTATGATCCAGTGGAAGTTCCATCTTGGCCATTTCACATAATGGCATGGGGAATTCTGGGTACACATCTAAATATCTCAGAAAGACTTGTGTGCGTGATTCCCTCATGTGCATGTGGGTgagaacctgtgtgtgtgtgtaggactcATCTGAACACAGACATCCTGTACCTACAGCCACAAGGCCAAACCAACTAGAAGGTGATGAAGAGTTGTGTTGACCACACTGACCtgtctgtaagtgtgtgtgtagatatgttAGAAGTAGCTCTGTGGCGAAACACCACCCTTCACATGAAAGCTTGGTTGGCTTGTTAGTGTGTGATTATTGTTTTCTCTGTCTCAGTGCTCCACTTGTGAAATTACTCATGGGACTTTCACCAAACGGTTTTCAAGGATGCATGCCAACTTGGACGATCTTACTTAACTCACTGAATTGGTTCATATgataaaatcaagtctgaaatgttcaTATTGCTGGTGTGTCTCTTTTTAAAACGTGGTTTCGTAGTAGCGACGTTATTACACAATGAGCATCGTGGTGGCCAAGTGGCAATGTAGGCCATACATGGACATTATGTCCAGATGCGGGTGCACGTGCAGCGTGGAACCATTCCGTTGAAAACTAAAGGCAAACCTAGGCCTATTCAACTATCGGTTAAAACTATGCATGTACCCAAATGTTGTCTGTTGTCAACTGTCCATAACGCATCGTTGCGCATTTGGATGCTGATGCATTGTAGCAAAACAAACCCGATTGTTATGCTAAACTGTTGTTTGGCAAAAGACAAAAGTACGGAGATATCACACAACGCTACATAATTGCAAGGATAGTGAGTGCAACTTGTAACAATGTAGCTTGATCACAAACGTGAACATCTTATCAAGATGGAATAATTGTTGGAGTGGGCTGGCAACATTGTTGCGCTGCTTTGTATTCAACATTTGACTGGGTATTAGTAATCCACAGACCTGTCTTCCGAATCCATTCGACTGAGAGGTTCTCCATCCGATGAGGATATCTCGACACTGGCCCGTCTTTTGATTCCGTGGTCGGTTTTCTCCGTGGATTCCTCGCTTTTGGTCTTGTCGGAGCTAGGAGGCGAGgacacactctcctctctttgTTCTTGATTCAGCTCCACGGTGCTCTCCTCGGTTTCGGTGCTGCTCGCAGGGATTCCCTCCACGGGACTTTTAACCGGTTCAGACAGTTCACAGGCCGGTTCGTCTTCTTTGTTGCCGTTTTCCGTGGGTAAACCCGATTCTTTGGCGACTTCTGGTGCGACTGAAGGCTTCTCCTCTTCGCTGTCTCCGTTGCTCACGTCCATTTCTGTTCCGTCCTCGTTGTCACCCGGTTCCTGTTTCGAGTCTATAGGGCCCTGCTTATTATTCCCGTTCTCTCCCTTGTCCAATGTTCCATTGAGCTCGTTTGCCGGTGTGGAGTCTTGTTCGGTATCGTTGGTTGTAACTGCAGCCATGTTCACAGCTCTTAGTAAGCTATTTTGTGTTGTAAGCTACTACCCCCACAAAGTTGCTTCTTTCTCCCAATCGCATGCGCCGCTTCGCCATGAGCGTTCAACCGGGACGCGAGGGGAGGAGGCAGAACCATGACGTAGTCCCCCGCATTGTGGACCGTTCCACGTGTTCCAGAGAACTAGTGTTATATTTGTTttatatttactaaaataaagtgTTCCAGAAAACAGAACATTGACATAATTTAAAGTGAAACGTTAGGGCCAATCACCCATTAACACATTTCAGTCATGAATCTAGACAATTCTTACCACCATACCGGTGCTCCACTCTATTAGTAGGCCTAGCGTATGTGTAATTGTGTTTTTGTATAAAGCctagattttcatgcaaattcaTCATATTTTATCTTCTTCATGACCTCCAGGCCTTATTCTgttgtaccgattccatggtacagggtgtatgagttgatatataaaacaacattagattcaagacttcgtgcttttcagctaaaatgatt from the Salmo salar chromosome ssa17, Ssal_v3.1, whole genome shotgun sequence genome contains:
- the LOC106576122 gene encoding zinc finger protein AEBP2 isoform X2, with translation MAAVTTNDTEQDSTPANELNGTLDKGENGNNKQGPIDSKQEPGDNEDGTEMDVSNGDSEEEKPSVAPEVAKESGLPTENGNKEDEPACELSEPVKSPVEGIPASSTETEESTVELNQEQREESVSSPPSSDKTKSEESTEKTDHGIKRRASVEISSSDGEPLSRMDSEDSISSTLMDMESTASSGRSTPAMMNGHGPGTATPSVGKGVAYTCCWDQCQLLFTTSPDLAEHIRGVHVDGQRGGVFVCLWKGCKVYNTPSTSQSWLQRHMVSHSGDKPFKCVVGGCNATFASQGGLARHVPTHFSSQNSNKLANQAKMKEDSPSKAGLNKRRKLKNKRRRSLPRPHDFFDAQTMDAIRHRAICLNLATHIESLGNGHSVVFHSMVIARRKEDSGKVKVLLHWTPEDILPDVWVNESDRPQQKTKVVHLSQLPQETHVLLDPNIYRMFF
- the LOC106576122 gene encoding zinc finger protein AEBP2 isoform X1 produces the protein MAAVTTNDTEQDSTPANELNGTLDKGENGNNKQGPIDSKQEPGDNEDGTEMDVSNGDSEEEKPSVAPEVAKESGLPTENGNKEDEPACELSEPVKSPVEGIPASSTETEESTVELNQEQREESVSSPPSSDKTKSEESTEKTDHGIKRRASVEISSSDGEPLSRMDSEDSISSTLMDMESTASSGRSTPAMMNGHGPGTATPSVGKGVAYTCCWDQCQLLFTTSPDLAEHIRGVHVDGQRGGVFVCLWKGCKVYNTPSTSQSWLQRHMVSHSGDKPFKCVVGGCNATFASQGGLARHVPTHFSSQNSNKLANQAKMKEDSPSKAGLNKRRKLKNKRRRSLLCSVPPARPHDFFDAQTMDAIRHRAICLNLATHIESLGNGHSVVFHSMVIARRKEDSGKVKVLLHWTPEDILPDVWVNESDRPQQKTKVVHLSQLPQETHVLLDPNIYRMFF